Within Microbacterium oryzae, the genomic segment GGACTACTACCGCTGGAATCAGTGGCTGTTCCTGCAGCTGCACGAGCGGGGTCTGGCGTACCGCAAGGAGAGCCCCGTCAACTGGTGCCCGAACGACCAGACCGTGCTCGCCAACGAGCAGGTGGTCGACGGGCACTGCGAGCGCTGCGGTGCCGAGGTCGAGAAGAAGAAGCTCACGCAGTGGTACTTCAAGATCACGGAGTACGCCGACCGCCTGCTCGACGACCTGAACCAGCTCGAGGGCTTCTGGCCGCACAAGGTGCTGCAGATGCAGCGCAACTGGATCGGCCGCTCGGTCGGCGCCGACATCGACTTCGAGATCGAGGGCCGCGACGAGAAGGTCACCGTCTTCTCCACGCGCCCCGACACGCTGCACGGCGCGACGTTCATGGTGGTCGCTCCCGACAGCGACCTCGCCGCCGAGCTCGTCGCCGGCTCCTCGCCGGAGGTGCGGATGGCTTTCCAGGCCTATCTGGACGACGTGCGCAAGCAGACCGACATCGAGCGCCAGAACTCCGACCGCCCGAAGACCGGCGTCTTCCTCGACCGCTTCGCGATCAACCCCGTGAACGGCGAGCGCCTGCCGATCTGGGCCGCCGACTATGTCCTGGCCGACTACGGACACGGCGCCGTCATGGCCGTGCCCGCGCATGATCAGCGCGACCTCGACTTCGCCATCCGCTTCGACCTGCCCGTGCGCGTGGTCGTCGACACGTCCGCTCCCGTCACCGGGGCCATCCCGGTGATCGAGCTGGACGAGGACGGCGTGCCGATCGACCCCATGCCCTCGGAGGACCCGCGCGAGACCGGCGTCGCCCTCACCGGCGAAGGCCGCCTCATCAACTCGGGCGCCCTCAACGGGCTCTCCAAGCGCAACGCGATCGCCCGTGTGGTCGAGCAGCTGGCGGCCGCCGGCACCGGCCGCGCCGCCAAGCAGTACCGTCTGCGCGACTGGCTGATCTCGCGTCAGCGGTACTGGGGCACGCCCATCCCGATGCTTCACACCGAGGATGGCCGGGTCGTGCCCGTTCCCGAGGACCAGCTGCCCGTGCGCCTGCCCGTCGCGGAAGGTCTCGATCTCAAGCCGAAGGGCAAATCGCCGCTGGGCGCCGCGACCGAGTGGGTCACGACGACCGTTCCGGCCACCGGCGCGCCCGCGCTGCGCGATCCCGACACGATGGACACGTTCGTCGACAGCTCGTGGTACTTCCTGCGGTTCCTGTCGCCGGGCATGGACGGCGCGCCGTTCGGCTCCGCCGACGCCTCGCGCTGGGCGCCGGTCGACGCCTACATCGGCGGCGTCGAGCACGCGATCCTGCACCTGCTGTACGCGCGCTTCATCACGAAGGTCCTCTTCGATCTGGGTCGCGTGGACTTCACCGAGCCGTTCTCCAGCCTCATCAACCAGGGCATGGTCATCCTCGACGGCGCGAAGATGTCGAAGTCGAAGGGCAACCTCGTGCTCTTCAGCGACGAGCTCTCCGCGCACGGTGCCGACGCGCTGCGC encodes:
- the leuS gene encoding leucine--tRNA ligase, which gives rise to MSQNPVSQNPAEHPENDVHAIQAKWQAYWSEHGTFLAGEEGDTRPRKYVLAMFPYPSGDLHMGHAENYLYSDIVARFWRHRGYNVLHPIGWDSFGLPAENAAIKRKADPREWTYANIAQQRESLKRYGVSFDWSRVLHTSDEDYYRWNQWLFLQLHERGLAYRKESPVNWCPNDQTVLANEQVVDGHCERCGAEVEKKKLTQWYFKITEYADRLLDDLNQLEGFWPHKVLQMQRNWIGRSVGADIDFEIEGRDEKVTVFSTRPDTLHGATFMVVAPDSDLAAELVAGSSPEVRMAFQAYLDDVRKQTDIERQNSDRPKTGVFLDRFAINPVNGERLPIWAADYVLADYGHGAVMAVPAHDQRDLDFAIRFDLPVRVVVDTSAPVTGAIPVIELDEDGVPIDPMPSEDPRETGVALTGEGRLINSGALNGLSKRNAIARVVEQLAAAGTGRAAKQYRLRDWLISRQRYWGTPIPMLHTEDGRVVPVPEDQLPVRLPVAEGLDLKPKGKSPLGAATEWVTTTVPATGAPALRDPDTMDTFVDSSWYFLRFLSPGMDGAPFGSADASRWAPVDAYIGGVEHAILHLLYARFITKVLFDLGRVDFTEPFSSLINQGMVILDGAKMSKSKGNLVLFSDELSAHGADALRVALAFAGPVEDDKDWKDVSTTGAQKFLARAMRVAQDVTSSRDVVWADGDAALRRVTHRLLAEAPSLVEQTKFNVVVARLMELVNAIRKTIDSGAGAGDPAVREAAEVTAMVLDLFAPHTAEEMWEVLGYEPSVGLVTWRNADPTLLVEEKVTAVVQIDGKVRATLEVPAKIDGPSLEHLARNDDRVLRALGEREITRAIVRPPKVVSFSTK